One genomic region from Streptomyces sp. NBC_01431 encodes:
- a CDS encoding GNAT family N-acetyltransferase: MNAVAFEYGASAATEFLDAHRISARTPFQTRGWWRAWIREAADAEGATPVLVHMTRTDGPTLVVGLQLHQDGSTALLRALSWPWADYHEVAEVGDASPTGAGPDITGLAEAIDCCQREFGARLELSNLRADGPLLRAVTELGAAPRPSDTVFRLDLTDSDVVRGVSERRDMRRKRRRIERLGKLRLTCADTPEQLAARLPSFIELHTQQWGDRPDTVAPFDGGVVDRTYAAVAAEPSSTARLHELWLDETLLAGWFGFWHDRTYYAYRAAYDLGHGRDSPGHLLTAAMVTELAAQGTDTFDLTRGAYGYKLELPSSSAPTMTASREQPCRV; encoded by the coding sequence ATGAATGCCGTCGCGTTCGAGTACGGTGCGTCGGCGGCGACGGAATTCCTGGACGCGCACCGGATCTCCGCGCGGACTCCGTTCCAGACCCGCGGTTGGTGGCGGGCCTGGATACGCGAGGCGGCGGACGCGGAGGGCGCGACCCCGGTGCTGGTCCACATGACGCGTACCGACGGGCCCACCCTGGTGGTCGGCCTGCAGTTGCACCAGGACGGCAGCACAGCGCTCCTGCGCGCGTTGTCGTGGCCCTGGGCCGATTACCACGAGGTCGCGGAGGTGGGCGACGCGTCGCCCACCGGAGCCGGGCCCGACATCACGGGGCTGGCCGAGGCGATCGACTGCTGTCAACGGGAGTTCGGCGCGCGGCTGGAGCTGAGCAACCTGCGCGCCGATGGGCCGCTGCTGCGCGCCGTGACCGAGTTGGGCGCCGCGCCCCGGCCGTCGGACACGGTTTTCCGCCTCGACCTCACCGACTCCGACGTCGTCCGAGGCGTCAGCGAGCGGCGGGACATGCGGCGAAAACGCCGCCGGATCGAGCGACTCGGCAAGCTCCGGCTCACCTGTGCGGACACCCCGGAACAGCTCGCCGCACGTCTGCCCTCGTTCATCGAGTTGCACACTCAACAGTGGGGTGACCGGCCTGACACGGTGGCACCGTTCGACGGTGGCGTGGTCGACCGGACGTACGCGGCCGTCGCGGCCGAGCCGTCCAGCACCGCGCGATTACACGAGTTGTGGCTGGACGAAACCCTGCTCGCCGGATGGTTCGGTTTCTGGCACGACCGCACGTACTACGCCTACCGTGCGGCCTATGACCTGGGCCACGGTCGCGACTCTCCGGGGCACCTACTGACAGCCGCGATGGTCACCGAACTCGCCGCCCAGGGAACGGACACCTTCGACCTGACGCGCGGCGCCTACGGCTACAAGCTCGAACTGCCCAGCAGCAGCGCGCCCACCATGACGGCGAGCCGGGAACAACCGTGCCGCGTGTGA
- a CDS encoding FAD-dependent oxidoreductase, with the protein MESLADVETLVVGAGMAGLATAAELGRRGRGSVAVLEAGPDRGRTHIQNEYSSAEALQLWLRPETDPDFRRPYQTVNGAYRDLAGLRRRVGGRSLYWGGVLLPIERWALSEQWPRAVVTELTETWDGGPSLYQRVVDDVVGWGAEPPGAPGLTIGAMEFGRTPHATRAEPTGGWSAFSPLAWWDDDGDPRVRRVPIIAGHDVLGIRVEHGRATGVVVRTEDGELRDLRANRVVLAAGTIVNSRLATQALAASDAPTPLKLTGLVDKLSQGFSVALPDAERLPDAVRAAAREGHVHHRTGTASTRSNHFVRFTEGANGTVTVDSWTMGEQRRGPHSQVRCDGHGEWPWPTTVHAPLEAADNAVLAAQQNLLGELWAELAGLLGVPAVPLQFSPRHGSPDLADRLTAVRGTTPLTYSFPLGSEQHEGGTLAFGEVLDEDHQFTTVTGLYACGPSVMPRTGAANPSMTTLALSKRLGAILAR; encoded by the coding sequence GTGGAATCGTTGGCCGACGTGGAGACACTCGTGGTCGGTGCCGGGATGGCCGGCCTCGCGACGGCGGCAGAGCTTGGCCGACGCGGCCGGGGTTCGGTGGCCGTACTGGAGGCCGGGCCCGACCGGGGCCGCACACACATCCAGAACGAGTATTCCTCGGCCGAAGCGCTCCAGCTCTGGCTGCGCCCCGAGACCGACCCCGACTTCCGCCGTCCGTACCAGACGGTCAACGGGGCCTACCGCGACTTGGCCGGCCTGCGTCGCCGGGTCGGCGGCCGCTCGCTCTACTGGGGTGGCGTACTGCTGCCCATCGAGCGCTGGGCGCTTTCCGAACAGTGGCCGCGAGCGGTCGTCACCGAGCTCACCGAGACGTGGGACGGGGGGCCGTCGCTGTACCAGCGGGTCGTCGACGACGTGGTCGGCTGGGGCGCCGAGCCTCCAGGAGCACCCGGGCTGACCATCGGCGCAATGGAGTTCGGCCGCACGCCGCACGCCACCCGCGCGGAGCCCACCGGCGGGTGGAGCGCTTTCAGTCCGTTGGCATGGTGGGACGATGACGGGGACCCGAGGGTGCGCCGAGTGCCGATCATCGCCGGTCATGACGTGCTGGGGATCCGCGTCGAACACGGCAGGGCGACCGGCGTGGTGGTACGCACCGAGGACGGTGAGCTGCGCGACCTGCGTGCGAACCGGGTGGTGCTGGCCGCCGGCACGATCGTGAACAGCCGCCTTGCGACCCAGGCCCTGGCTGCCTCGGACGCCCCAACTCCGTTGAAACTAACGGGACTTGTGGACAAGCTCTCACAGGGGTTCTCGGTCGCTCTGCCAGATGCCGAACGGCTCCCCGATGCCGTCCGGGCGGCTGCTCGCGAGGGCCACGTACACCATCGGACCGGTACTGCCAGTACCCGGTCCAACCACTTCGTACGGTTCACCGAAGGGGCCAACGGCACTGTCACGGTGGACAGTTGGACGATGGGCGAGCAGCGCCGCGGCCCGCACAGCCAGGTGCGGTGCGACGGTCACGGCGAATGGCCCTGGCCGACGACCGTGCACGCCCCTCTCGAAGCGGCCGACAACGCGGTGCTCGCCGCCCAGCAGAACCTGCTCGGCGAACTGTGGGCCGAACTGGCGGGACTCCTCGGCGTTCCGGCCGTCCCGCTCCAGTTCTCGCCGCGGCACGGTTCGCCCGACCTGGCCGACCGGCTGACGGCGGTCCGCGGTACGACGCCACTCACCTACAGCTTCCCGCTCGGTTCCGAGCAACACGAGGGCGGCACGTTGGCCTTCGGCGAAGTCCTGGACGAGGACCACCAGTTCACCACGGTCACGGGTCTCTACGCGTGTGGGCCGTCGGTGATGCCTCGCACCGGGGCGGCGAACCCGTCGATGACGACGCTCGCGCTCAGCAAGCGGTTGGGGGCGATCCTCGCCCGGTGA